The genomic interval GGACTTCCCGATCCCCGCCTCGCCGCGCACGACCAGCACCTGACTCTGACCGGACCGCACGTTGTCCAGCAGCCGATCCGCGAACCGGCACTCGACATGCCGACCCAGCAACCCGTACCGCGGATCTTCGGTCGACATGGCAGGACGCTACAACGCCCGCTCACGCCTGCCAATCCGCCCACCATCGACGAGGATCGATCCTATGAATTTCGAGTCTCGTGCCCTTGGGTCCATCTGTGACACGATCAAGGGGCGGAGACATCCCACCTCTTCCGTCCGGTCATGAGCTCCTTCCCGACCCCTGAGGACTGCCCGATGCCCTTTCAGTGGCGTGCTGCACATCTGACCCTGACCTTCTCCTTCGACGACGGCCCGGTCCGGCTGATCGCCGTCGGACAGGATTCTGAGCTCCCGGCAGACTCGGGCGATCAGCCCCTGGTGGAGGTGACGGCTCTCGGCCACGGTCGCACCGTCAGCACCCACCGCCATGTCGGCACCGTCATCGGCCACCGCCTGCGGTACACGAGCCACGAGGCCACGGAGACCGCGCTCCGGATCGTGCAGCAGGATCCGGAGACGGGGCTGCAGGTCACCAGCGTCTTCGAGGCGGCGTACGGCGTCCGCACCTGGAGCGAAGCCCGGTTGACCGGCCGGGGCACGCTCGAGCTGACCAGCCTGTCGTCGGTGGTCGTGGCACTCGACTCGGTGGACTTCGACCTGGTCTCCGGCGACAACGACTGGATGGCCGAGAGCAGGTGGTCCGTCCAGCCGCTGCGGAAGGTCGGCCTGCCCGACATCCAGCGCGAACCGCACTACCCGGTGCCGCGCACTCTGCACGCGGTAACGAGCCGAGGTTCGTGGTCGACCGGCGAGCACCTGCCAACCGGGGTCCTGGTCCGCGACGGGTACGCGCTGGGCTGGCAGATCGAGCACAACGGTCCATGGCTGTACGAGATCGGCGAGAACCGGCACGGCGGCTACCTCTTGCTGAGCGGCCCGTCCGATCAGGAGCACCAGTGGACCGCGACCATCAGGGCGGACAAGCCGTTCACCACCGTGCCCGTCTCAGTCGTCGCAGGACACGACCGCGACTCCGCCTTCGCCGCCCTGACCCGGCAACGCCGCGCCATCCGACGGCACCGTCCCGCCGATGACAAGCTCCCCGTGATCTTCAACGACTACATGAACACCCTGATGGGTGATCCGACCACCGAGCGGCTCCTGCCGTTGATCGACGCAGCGGCCTCGGTCGGCGCGGAGTACTTCTGCATCGACGCCGGCTGGTACGCCGAGGGCGACTGGTGGAGCACGGTCGGCGCCTGGCAGCCGTCCACCACCCGCTTCCCGGGTGGCTTCGGCGAGGTCATCAAGCGCATCCACGACCACGCAATGGTGCCGGGGCTCTGGCTCGAACCTGAGGTGGTCGGCGTCGACTCGCCGCTCGCGCGCGAACTCCCGGACGACGCGTTCCTCAGCCGACGAGGTGTCCGGGTCGCGGAGAACGGTCGCCACCTCCTGGACCTCCGCAGCCCCGCGGCACGTCGGCATCTCGACGACACGGTCGACCGGCTCGTCGGCGACTTCGGAATCGG from Kribbella sp. NBC_00709 carries:
- a CDS encoding alpha-galactosidase, whose amino-acid sequence is MPFQWRAAHLTLTFSFDDGPVRLIAVGQDSELPADSGDQPLVEVTALGHGRTVSTHRHVGTVIGHRLRYTSHEATETALRIVQQDPETGLQVTSVFEAAYGVRTWSEARLTGRGTLELTSLSSVVVALDSVDFDLVSGDNDWMAESRWSVQPLRKVGLPDIQREPHYPVPRTLHAVTSRGSWSTGEHLPTGVLVRDGYALGWQIEHNGPWLYEIGENRHGGYLLLSGPSDQEHQWTATIRADKPFTTVPVSVVAGHDRDSAFAALTRQRRAIRRHRPADDKLPVIFNDYMNTLMGDPTTERLLPLIDAAASVGAEYFCIDAGWYAEGDWWSTVGAWQPSTTRFPGGFGEVIKRIHDHAMVPGLWLEPEVVGVDSPLARELPDDAFLSRRGVRVAENGRHLLDLRSPAARRHLDDTVDRLVGDFGIGFFKLDNNTMTGPGTDSDGQSLGQGLLEHQRALLDWLDDVQARHPQLLLENCGSGALRMDYAMLSRLHLQSTSDQQDPLLYATIAAAAPASVLPEQAGNWAYPRSGMSREEFTVCLVNGVLGRMYLSGYLNQMTQPELDLVRSALAAHRSVLTHLPELVPFWPLGLPDWTDEWVVLGLEGPTTSYLTVWHRSAEPSQIELPLRRREIRNLFPTQSDGWTFEWKQDTLTIAATTPEPSARVLELT